In Halorubrum sp. BV1, the following proteins share a genomic window:
- a CDS encoding (Fe-S)-binding protein, giving the protein MIPLQAAARETFWTIGPVGKAAFYWLAAVAIAVFCYGVYARFAAYARGRADPRDRLSALPSRTLAATKTVLANENQFDGDLYTGVMHTFVLWGFLVLLVATTILGVDIDVYRPLAGESFWVGEFYLVYQFGVDAFGLLFVVGVAMAIARRYRDRDGRLWGKHTSTEDDAFVWIVLLLGVGGFALEAIGIVGQPARAGETVSFVGMALATLFESVGLTAAGAEALYAVAWWGHSLLAFAFVAWIPYAKPFHMISSFANVVARDEMAGVRLPNVPADLDHTNAESLADFTWKELLDGDACTKCGRCSSACPADTVGRNLDPRDVILDLKAYRESVTDDPVAGSRGGGSVATDGGVASADGGAGGSASDGGTVPIVAEEGGVIAAESMESCMSCLACMDACPVDIEHLTSFTRMNRQLVDEGAVDPNVQDVFQDVTQTGNAFGEPQSTRGDWTDDLDDVDVPDARETEVEYLWYVGDYPSFDDRNKNVARAIARLFDAADVSFGILFDDEKTDGNDVRRIGEEFLYLELAGHHVETFSDCEFESIVCTDPHSYNTIKNEYPEVEFGEFADDPMMPFDREEPWNSEGEVDVFHWTQVVEGLVADGRLGLSGDELDYAVTYHDPCHLGRYNDEYEAPRELIRATGAELYEMPRSRADSFCCGGGGGGLWTEHDEAVKPSEERLREAVEDTAAGDAIETFVVACPMCTTMFEDGRKTGDFEEEIEIVDVAELLIEAVEAGS; this is encoded by the coding sequence ATGATCCCGCTGCAGGCGGCCGCCCGCGAGACCTTCTGGACGATCGGTCCGGTGGGGAAGGCGGCGTTCTACTGGCTCGCCGCGGTCGCGATCGCCGTGTTCTGCTACGGCGTCTACGCTCGGTTCGCGGCGTATGCGCGCGGAAGAGCGGACCCCAGAGACCGCCTGTCCGCGCTCCCGTCTCGGACGCTCGCGGCGACGAAGACCGTCCTCGCGAACGAGAACCAGTTCGACGGAGACCTGTACACGGGCGTGATGCACACGTTCGTGCTGTGGGGATTCCTCGTCCTGCTGGTCGCCACGACGATCCTCGGCGTCGACATCGACGTGTACCGCCCCCTCGCGGGCGAGTCGTTCTGGGTTGGCGAGTTCTATCTGGTCTATCAGTTCGGGGTCGACGCGTTCGGCCTGCTGTTCGTCGTCGGCGTCGCCATGGCGATCGCTCGCCGCTACCGCGACCGTGACGGGCGGCTGTGGGGGAAACACACATCGACGGAGGACGACGCGTTCGTCTGGATCGTGCTTCTTCTCGGCGTCGGCGGGTTCGCCCTCGAAGCGATCGGTATCGTCGGTCAGCCGGCGCGGGCGGGCGAGACCGTGAGCTTCGTCGGAATGGCGCTCGCGACCCTCTTCGAGTCGGTGGGGCTGACGGCCGCGGGCGCGGAGGCGCTCTACGCCGTCGCCTGGTGGGGTCACTCGCTCCTGGCGTTCGCGTTCGTCGCGTGGATCCCCTACGCCAAGCCGTTCCACATGATCTCGTCGTTCGCGAACGTCGTCGCACGGGACGAGATGGCCGGCGTGCGCCTCCCGAACGTCCCCGCCGACCTCGATCACACGAACGCCGAATCGCTCGCGGATTTTACGTGGAAGGAGCTTCTCGACGGCGACGCCTGCACGAAGTGCGGCCGGTGCTCGTCGGCGTGTCCGGCCGACACCGTGGGACGGAACCTCGACCCGCGGGACGTGATCCTCGATTTGAAAGCGTACCGCGAGTCGGTGACGGACGACCCGGTGGCCGGATCGCGCGGCGGGGGATCGGTCGCGACCGACGGGGGAGTCGCGAGCGCCGACGGCGGCGCGGGAGGCTCCGCCTCCGACGGCGGGACCGTCCCCATCGTCGCCGAGGAGGGCGGAGTGATCGCGGCCGAGTCGATGGAGTCGTGTATGTCCTGTCTGGCCTGCATGGACGCCTGCCCGGTAGACATCGAACATCTCACCTCGTTCACTAGGATGAACCGCCAGCTCGTCGACGAGGGCGCGGTCGATCCGAACGTCCAAGACGTCTTTCAGGACGTGACACAGACGGGCAACGCGTTCGGCGAGCCGCAGTCGACCCGCGGCGACTGGACGGACGACCTCGACGACGTCGACGTGCCGGACGCCCGCGAAACGGAGGTCGAGTACCTCTGGTACGTCGGCGACTACCCGAGCTTCGACGACCGGAACAAGAACGTGGCCCGCGCGATCGCCCGGCTCTTCGATGCGGCCGACGTGTCGTTCGGCATCCTCTTCGACGACGAGAAGACGGACGGCAACGACGTCCGCCGGATCGGCGAGGAGTTCCTCTACCTCGAACTCGCGGGCCATCACGTCGAGACGTTTTCCGACTGCGAGTTCGAGTCGATCGTCTGTACGGACCCGCACTCGTATAACACCATCAAAAACGAGTACCCCGAAGTCGAGTTCGGCGAGTTTGCAGACGACCCGATGATGCCGTTCGACCGCGAGGAGCCGTGGAACTCGGAGGGTGAGGTTGACGTTTTTCACTGGACGCAGGTGGTCGAGGGGCTGGTCGCGGACGGACGGCTCGGACTCTCCGGCGACGAACTCGACTACGCCGTCACCTACCACGACCCCTGCCACCTCGGGCGGTACAACGACGAGTACGAGGCCCCCCGCGAGCTGATACGCGCGACCGGCGCGGAGCTGTACGAGATGCCGCGCTCGCGCGCGGACTCGTTCTGTTGTGGCGGCGGCGGGGGCGGACTGTGGACCGAACACGACGAGGCGGTCAAGCCGAGCGAGGAGCGGCTCCGCGAGGCGGTCGAAGACACCGCCGCCGGCGACGCGATAGAGACGTTCGTCGTCGCCTGCCCGATGTGCACGACGATGTTCGAGGACGGACGCAAGACGGGTGACTTCGAAGAGGAGATCGAGATCGTCGACGTCGCGGAGCTGCTGATCGAGGCGGTGGAGGCCGGCTCGTAG
- the pstA gene encoding phosphate ABC transporter permease PstA: MATDNATDGGFGEVSRVRGIVFEYLSLGASVAGLVALGVLLVYVAIDAFDLANASPEWLLTYFLTLVVPFLGFCLYSAGDADVTRRAVGALGGGLVAVAALFTAIEAFLAPIPRLNWQLAYLFVVAAPTTAYLAYVGSRGRVGAVGFGLLGRLVGGVAVGLAVGTLFLVFDELVWFLAYTLGVLPAAGLYAYGRWRDADRAASAALPVGLVGVVAAVFLRGVIATYPSDLIIYLWTLAVPIAAVGALVVAGRGSRTAAAAAGGVPLVVATAAGFLAGGLGVPGPTTLIVLVVTGVPTAVYVHRVIDDGEGVVGLGLPLLIAAGVIVGALVVEAWGVPAPDPWLDGSFVTESPSRTPAEAGLYPAIVGSVIIIALVAVLSFVLGVGTSIFLEEYTAGSGLVGSLTRLLQVNIANLAAIPSVVYGLLGLGLFANLLGFGFGTAVTASLTLSLLILPITIISAQEAIRSVPDDLRRGSDAMGATRWQTTKNVVLPEALPGILTGTILALGRAIGETAPLIMIGGATTVFSAPDSLFSKFSAMPLQIYAWAGFPQADFRYGVVAAGVITLLIILIGMNGTAILLRNRAERGN; the protein is encoded by the coding sequence ATGGCGACGGACAACGCGACCGACGGCGGGTTCGGCGAGGTGAGTCGGGTCCGAGGGATCGTCTTCGAGTACCTCTCTCTCGGCGCGAGCGTCGCCGGCCTCGTCGCGCTCGGCGTGCTCTTGGTGTACGTCGCGATCGACGCCTTCGATCTGGCGAACGCCAGTCCGGAGTGGCTGTTGACGTACTTCCTCACGCTCGTCGTGCCCTTCCTCGGCTTCTGTCTGTACAGCGCGGGCGACGCCGACGTCACCCGCCGGGCGGTCGGCGCGCTCGGCGGCGGCCTCGTCGCCGTCGCGGCGCTTTTCACCGCGATCGAGGCGTTCCTCGCGCCGATCCCGCGACTCAACTGGCAGCTCGCGTACCTCTTCGTCGTCGCCGCGCCGACCACGGCGTACCTCGCGTACGTCGGCAGTCGGGGGCGCGTCGGCGCGGTCGGCTTCGGACTGCTCGGGCGGCTCGTCGGGGGCGTCGCGGTCGGGCTGGCCGTCGGGACCCTGTTTCTGGTGTTCGACGAGCTGGTGTGGTTCCTCGCGTACACGCTCGGCGTCCTCCCGGCCGCCGGACTGTACGCGTACGGCCGCTGGCGCGACGCGGATCGGGCGGCGAGCGCCGCGCTCCCGGTCGGACTCGTCGGTGTCGTCGCCGCGGTGTTCCTCCGCGGCGTGATCGCGACGTACCCGTCGGATCTCATCATCTACCTCTGGACGCTCGCGGTCCCGATCGCGGCGGTCGGCGCGCTCGTCGTCGCCGGCCGCGGGAGTCGGACGGCGGCGGCCGCGGCCGGCGGCGTTCCGCTCGTCGTCGCGACCGCAGCCGGCTTCCTCGCGGGCGGCCTCGGCGTTCCCGGTCCGACCACGCTGATAGTGCTCGTCGTGACCGGTGTGCCGACGGCGGTGTACGTCCACCGCGTGATCGATGATGGTGAGGGAGTGGTCGGCCTCGGGCTGCCCCTCCTCATCGCCGCCGGCGTGATCGTCGGCGCGCTCGTCGTGGAGGCGTGGGGCGTGCCCGCGCCGGACCCGTGGCTCGATGGCTCCTTCGTTACGGAGTCGCCCTCTCGGACGCCCGCGGAGGCGGGGCTGTACCCGGCCATCGTCGGCTCCGTGATCATCATCGCGCTCGTCGCGGTGTTGTCGTTCGTCCTCGGCGTCGGCACCTCAATATTCTTAGAGGAGTACACGGCCGGAAGCGGGCTCGTCGGGTCGTTGACGCGGCTGTTACAGGTCAACATCGCGAACCTCGCCGCGATCCCCTCCGTCGTCTACGGACTGCTCGGACTCGGGCTGTTCGCGAACCTGCTCGGGTTCGGATTCGGGACGGCGGTGACGGCCTCGTTGACCCTATCGCTTCTCATCTTACCGATCACGATCATCTCCGCACAGGAGGCGATCCGCTCTGTCCCGGACGACCTGCGTCGGGGGTCGGACGCGATGGGCGCGACGCGGTGGCAGACGACGAAGAACGTCGTCCTGCCCGAGGCGCTCCCCGGGATCCTCACCGGAACGATCCTCGCGCTCGGGCGGGCGATCGGCGAGACCGCGCCGCTCATCATGATCGGCGGGGCGACCACCGTGTTCAGCGCACCGGACAGCCTGTTCAGCAAGTTCAGCGCGATGCCGCTGCAGATATACGCGTGGGCCGGTTTCCCGCAGGCCGACTTCCGCTACGGAGTCGTCGCCGCGGGCGTCATCACGCTCTTGATCATCCTCATCGGCATGAACGGCACGGCGATACTGCTGCGGAACCGCGCGGAGCGGGGGAACTAA
- a CDS encoding energy-coupling factor transporter transmembrane protein EcfT, with translation MTLAYVPGDTPFHRFDPRTKLCFQIAFAAAAYAYTTPRGLAALTLLGVGTLRLSGGGLRDLWSYRAAFPVLAVAPVVAGVTLGSPWLRPDRAVDTALASYRVLLILVVAAGYVRSTPVRDSRAAIQRAVPGRPGQFLGAGVALVFRFLPLLRRDLTAAREAVRARAGAERAVTDRIRIVATAGLDRAFGRADRLGTALAARCFAWNPTLPRLAFGRADVPMLALCALLTAGAVWRVA, from the coding sequence ATGACGCTCGCGTACGTTCCCGGCGACACCCCGTTTCACCGGTTCGACCCTCGCACGAAGCTGTGCTTTCAGATCGCGTTCGCGGCCGCCGCGTACGCGTACACCACGCCGCGCGGGCTCGCGGCCCTCACGCTCCTCGGCGTCGGGACGCTGCGGCTTTCCGGCGGTGGCCTCCGCGACCTCTGGAGCTACCGCGCCGCGTTCCCGGTGCTCGCGGTCGCGCCCGTCGTCGCCGGCGTGACGCTCGGGTCGCCGTGGCTCCGCCCCGACCGCGCGGTCGACACGGCGCTCGCGAGCTACCGGGTCCTCCTGATCCTCGTCGTCGCCGCCGGCTACGTCAGGTCGACGCCGGTTCGCGACTCGCGCGCGGCGATACAGCGCGCGGTGCCCGGCCGCCCCGGGCAGTTCCTCGGGGCCGGCGTCGCGCTCGTGTTCCGGTTTCTTCCGCTGCTCCGCCGAGACCTGACGGCGGCGCGCGAGGCGGTTCGCGCGCGAGCCGGAGCCGAGCGCGCGGTGACGGATCGGATCCGGATCGTCGCGACGGCCGGCCTCGATCGGGCGTTCGGGCGGGCCGACCGGCTCGGCACCGCGCTCGCCGCGCGGTGTTTCGCGTGGAACCCGACGCTTCCGCGGCTCGCGTTCGGCCGGGCTGACGTCCCGATGCTTGCTCTGTGCGCGCTCCTGACTGCGGGAGCGGTCTGGCGGGTCGCGTGA
- a CDS encoding cobalamin B12-binding domain-containing protein, whose protein sequence is MSVEQEERAIRCLVAKVGLDGHDRGAHVIARAFRDAGFEVVYSGLHRAPEDIVQAAVQEDVDVLGISILSGAHNTLVPKVIDGLKEYDAFEDTLVLVGGIIPDDDEAELKDLGVAEVFGPGTPMEETIEFIRNNVSERA, encoded by the coding sequence ATGAGCGTCGAACAGGAGGAGCGGGCCATCCGCTGTCTGGTGGCGAAGGTCGGGCTCGACGGCCACGACCGCGGTGCACACGTGATCGCGCGGGCGTTCCGCGACGCCGGCTTCGAGGTCGTCTACTCCGGGCTCCACCGCGCGCCGGAGGACATCGTCCAGGCGGCGGTCCAAGAGGACGTCGACGTGCTCGGCATCTCCATTCTCTCGGGCGCGCACAACACCCTCGTCCCGAAGGTGATAGACGGGCTCAAAGAGTACGACGCGTTCGAGGACACGCTCGTCTTGGTCGGCGGGATCATCCCGGACGACGACGAGGCGGAACTCAAGGATCTGGGCGTCGCGGAGGTGTTCGGTCCCGGAACCCCGATGGAGGAGACGATCGAGTTCATCCGGAACAACGTCTCGGAGCGAGCGTAG
- a CDS encoding VOC family protein, with protein sequence MSADDDGHLSDARIGRIALRVADFDETAAFYRDVVGLAVLDREGDAVVFGIGETPLLRVRRAPDVPERAPTDAGLFHAAFRVPSRAALGEALSRVRDRWRLDGASDHRVSEALYLADPEGNGVEIYRDRPRAEWPTEADGSVAMTTEPLDLDAVAAAAETRGDSGDATPADAPGAGSIPVDRVPPGTDVGHVHLEVASLDAFESAYVDGLGFEVRQAAPDVRFVAADGYHHVGANTWRGRTTPATGRGLDWFEVVVPDAAALAAVRERLDAVADATTGETEFAVDDTDDGIALTDVDGIKVRIRTE encoded by the coding sequence ATGAGTGCAGACGACGACGGCCACCTCTCCGACGCGCGGATCGGTCGGATCGCGCTCCGCGTGGCCGACTTCGACGAGACGGCGGCGTTCTACCGCGACGTGGTCGGGCTGGCGGTGCTGGACCGCGAGGGCGACGCGGTCGTCTTCGGCATCGGCGAGACGCCGCTTCTCCGCGTACGGCGCGCCCCGGACGTCCCGGAGCGCGCCCCGACCGACGCCGGCCTGTTCCACGCCGCGTTCCGCGTCCCGAGTCGGGCCGCGCTCGGCGAGGCGCTTTCCAGAGTGCGAGACCGGTGGCGGCTGGACGGCGCGTCCGACCACCGCGTCAGCGAGGCGCTGTACCTCGCGGATCCCGAAGGGAACGGCGTCGAAATCTACCGCGACCGCCCGCGCGCAGAGTGGCCGACCGAGGCGGACGGTTCCGTCGCGATGACGACCGAGCCGCTCGACCTCGACGCCGTCGCCGCGGCGGCGGAAACAAGGGGCGACAGCGGGGACGCGACCCCCGCCGACGCGCCCGGAGCCGGCTCCATCCCGGTCGACCGCGTTCCGCCCGGTACCGACGTGGGACACGTCCACCTCGAAGTCGCCTCGCTCGACGCGTTCGAGTCCGCCTACGTCGACGGACTCGGGTTCGAGGTCCGGCAGGCGGCCCCGGACGTGCGGTTCGTCGCGGCCGACGGCTACCACCACGTCGGAGCGAACACATGGCGCGGACGAACGACCCCGGCGACGGGCCGCGGGCTCGACTGGTTCGAGGTCGTGGTCCCCGACGCGGCCGCGCTGGCGGCGGTGCGCGAGAGGCTCGACGCGGTCGCGGACGCGACGACCGGCGAGACCGAGTTCGCCGTCGACGACACAGACGACGGGATCGCGCTCACCGACGTCGACGGTATCAAAGTCCGAATCCGAACCGAATGA
- the meaB gene encoding methylmalonyl Co-A mutase-associated GTPase MeaB: protein MDGSTATALSDADADLVAELLAGSHRALARVITRIENRSPGHRGIVSQLHEHTGGADVIGITGSPGAGKSTLVDKLAAAYRDRGDTVGVVAVDPSSPYTGGAVLGDRIRMGSNVGDMDVFFRSMSARGQLGGLSMATADAVKALDAFGKDVVIVETVGAGQNEIDVVRTADTVAVLVQPGSGDDIQTLKAGILEIGDVFVVNKADMDGAERTLAELEEMVHRRESPTAGLDTGHHGFDAPAHPDGDEGNGEGGDAGGSGERDGTAAGWTPDVTRTVANTGEGVEDLIATFDAHARHLRESGEIEETKRLRYAEEIRTLVRADVGALASGEIERHGGIDALSEAVRRRETDPYTVAAEVVAPIEACVERAERDGNETE, encoded by the coding sequence ATGGACGGGTCAACAGCCACCGCGCTCAGCGACGCGGACGCCGACCTCGTCGCGGAACTGCTCGCCGGAAGCCATCGCGCGCTCGCCCGCGTCATCACGCGCATCGAGAACCGCTCGCCGGGCCACCGCGGGATCGTCTCGCAGCTCCACGAACACACCGGCGGCGCGGACGTGATCGGCATCACGGGCTCGCCCGGCGCGGGCAAGTCGACGCTCGTGGACAAGCTCGCGGCCGCCTACCGCGACCGCGGCGACACGGTCGGCGTCGTGGCGGTCGACCCCTCCTCGCCGTACACCGGCGGCGCGGTGCTCGGCGACCGGATTCGGATGGGGTCGAACGTCGGCGACATGGACGTGTTCTTCCGATCGATGAGCGCGCGCGGCCAGCTCGGCGGCCTCTCGATGGCGACCGCGGACGCGGTGAAGGCGCTCGACGCCTTCGGCAAGGACGTGGTGATAGTGGAGACGGTCGGTGCCGGCCAAAACGAGATCGACGTGGTCCGTACCGCGGACACCGTGGCCGTGCTCGTCCAACCAGGTTCCGGCGACGACATCCAGACGCTGAAGGCGGGCATCTTGGAGATCGGCGACGTCTTCGTCGTCAACAAAGCCGATATGGACGGGGCCGAACGCACCCTCGCGGAGCTAGAGGAGATGGTTCACAGACGCGAGAGCCCGACCGCGGGACTGGACACGGGCCACCACGGGTTCGACGCGCCGGCCCACCCGGACGGCGATGAGGGCAACGGTGAGGGAGGCGACGCGGGCGGTTCCGGGGAGCGCGACGGAACCGCCGCCGGATGGACGCCCGATGTGACCCGGACCGTCGCGAACACGGGTGAGGGAGTCGAGGACCTGATCGCGACGTTCGACGCACACGCGCGACATCTCCGCGAGTCCGGCGAGATAGAGGAGACGAAGCGCCTGCGCTACGCCGAGGAGATCCGGACGCTGGTCCGCGCTGACGTGGGCGCACTCGCCAGCGGGGAGATAGAGCGGCACGGCGGGATCGACGCGCTATCGGAGGCCGTCCGACGGCGCGAGACCGACCCGTACACCGTCGCGGCCGAGGTCGTCGCCCCGATCGAGGCGTGCGTGGAGCGTGCCGAGCGCGACGGGAATGAGACCGAGTGA
- the pstB gene encoding phosphate ABC transporter ATP-binding protein PstB: MSNTPSSDSLITTDVQTESTDRSAVSGTTAVAARDLNVYYGNEQAIDDVSIQIPEKRVTALIGPSGCGKSTFLRCINRMNDMIDVCRVEGDVEFGGKNVYDDDVDPVALRRKIGMVFQKPNPFPKSIRDNVAYGLEIQGFDGDVDARVEESLKGAALWDEVKDQLDSSGLDLSGGQQQRLCIARAIAPDPEVILMDEPTSALDPVAASKIEDLIDDLAEEYTVIIVTHNMQQAARISDRTAVFLTGGRLVEYDDTTKIFEDPEEQRVEDYITGKFG; encoded by the coding sequence ATGAGTAACACACCATCGAGCGATTCGCTCATCACGACCGACGTACAGACCGAGTCGACAGACCGATCGGCCGTTTCCGGCACGACTGCGGTCGCCGCGCGCGACCTGAACGTCTATTACGGGAACGAACAGGCGATAGACGACGTGTCGATACAGATCCCCGAAAAGCGGGTGACCGCTCTCATCGGCCCGTCCGGCTGCGGGAAGTCCACGTTCCTCCGATGTATTAATCGGATGAACGACATGATCGACGTCTGTCGGGTCGAGGGCGACGTGGAGTTCGGCGGCAAGAACGTGTACGACGACGACGTCGACCCCGTCGCCTTACGTCGGAAGATCGGCATGGTGTTCCAGAAGCCGAACCCGTTCCCGAAGTCGATCCGCGACAACGTCGCGTACGGCCTCGAGATCCAGGGCTTCGACGGCGACGTCGACGCGCGCGTCGAGGAGTCCCTGAAGGGTGCGGCGCTGTGGGACGAGGTGAAAGACCAACTCGACTCCTCCGGGCTCGATCTGTCGGGCGGCCAACAACAGCGCCTCTGTATCGCCCGCGCCATCGCGCCCGACCCGGAAGTCATCCTGATGGACGAGCCGACCTCCGCGCTCGACCCCGTCGCCGCCTCGAAGATCGAGGACCTCATCGACGACTTAGCCGAGGAGTACACCGTCATCATCGTCACGCACAACATGCAGCAGGCGGCCCGGATCTCCGATAGGACCGCCGTGTTCCTCACCGGCGGTCGCCTCGTCGAATACGACGACACCACCAAAATCTTCGAAGATCCGGAAGAACAGCGCGTCGAAGACTACATCACCGGCAAGTTCGGGTAA
- a CDS encoding PstS family phosphate ABC transporter substrate-binding protein: protein MAATHDADTEGITRRKSLATLAGAGALALAGCTQSTGDGGDGGSDGSDGGSDSLSGSINIAGSSTVFPLMSAIAEDFAEDHPDVSIDISSTGSGGGFSNFFCVGETDFNNASRPIKPEEEQLCSDNGVEYVELIAATDALTVVVNPEADWIDSLTTEELATIWEADAVETWDEVRDEFPNEEIERFGAADTSGTYDYFIEAILGERGHTSDYQATEQDNTIAQGVSGSEYAIGYFGFSYYYQNPDQLKALGIDDGDGPVEPSLETASNGEYTPLSRPLFTYPSISSLGNEHVAEFARYFVEQTTNEDLVAGDVGYVPATEEIQEEQMQTLEDAIEQAQG, encoded by the coding sequence ATGGCAGCAACTCACGACGCGGACACCGAGGGGATCACTCGTCGGAAATCGCTCGCGACGCTCGCCGGTGCGGGGGCGCTGGCGCTCGCGGGCTGTACGCAGAGCACGGGAGACGGCGGTGACGGTGGGTCGGACGGATCCGACGGCGGGTCAGACTCGCTTTCCGGATCGATCAACATCGCCGGCTCCTCGACCGTGTTCCCGCTGATGAGCGCGATCGCGGAGGACTTCGCCGAGGACCACCCGGACGTCTCCATCGACATCAGCTCCACCGGGTCCGGCGGCGGGTTCTCGAACTTCTTCTGTGTCGGCGAGACCGACTTCAACAACGCGAGCCGACCGATAAAGCCGGAAGAAGAACAGCTGTGTTCGGACAACGGCGTCGAGTACGTCGAACTGATCGCGGCGACGGACGCGCTCACCGTCGTCGTCAACCCCGAGGCGGACTGGATCGATTCGCTCACGACCGAAGAGCTGGCGACGATCTGGGAGGCCGACGCCGTCGAGACGTGGGACGAGGTGCGCGACGAGTTCCCGAACGAGGAGATAGAGCGGTTCGGTGCCGCAGACACCTCCGGGACGTACGACTACTTCATCGAGGCGATCCTCGGCGAGCGCGGCCATACCAGCGACTATCAGGCGACAGAACAGGACAACACGATCGCTCAGGGCGTGAGCGGGAGCGAGTACGCTATCGGCTACTTCGGTTTCTCCTACTACTACCAGAACCCCGACCAGCTCAAGGCGCTCGGGATCGACGACGGCGACGGTCCCGTCGAGCCGAGCCTCGAAACCGCCTCGAACGGCGAGTACACGCCGCTCTCGCGGCCGCTTTTCACCTATCCGTCGATCTCCTCGCTCGGCAACGAACACGTCGCCGAGTTCGCGCGCTACTTCGTCGAGCAGACGACGAACGAGGACCTCGTCGCCGGCGACGTGGGGTACGTTCCCGCGACCGAGGAGATCCAAGAAGAGCAGATGCAGACGCTCGAAGACGCGATCGAACAGGCGCAGGGCTAA
- the pstC gene encoding phosphate ABC transporter permease subunit PstC, translating into MTDSTESPDLQRRSGLRRLKEGTYGGLFAACAAATLLTTIAIFVTLLSDAVVFFQEIPIAEFLTGTNWSPNPAGGGQAFGIIPLLIGTLVVTITAAVIALPVGTLTAIYLSEYATPNARSILKPLLEILAGIPTVVYGYFALVYITPALKATLFPEMSTFNALSASIMVGIMTIPMVSSISEDAMSAVPDELRQAGYGLGATKFEVSTGIVVPASISGIASSYILAVSRAIGETMIVVVAMGAQARMPAVREAVFGIPYITPADILLESGMTITVAMVQIAGGDLTGGTIPYDSMFALGLTLFVVTLVMNVLSDIIAERYREEY; encoded by the coding sequence GTGACAGACAGTACCGAAAGCCCCGATCTCCAGCGGCGGAGCGGGCTCAGGCGATTGAAAGAGGGGACGTACGGCGGTCTCTTCGCCGCGTGTGCCGCGGCCACCCTGCTCACGACGATCGCGATCTTCGTGACGCTCCTGTCGGACGCAGTGGTGTTCTTCCAAGAGATACCGATCGCCGAGTTCCTCACCGGCACCAACTGGAGCCCGAACCCGGCCGGCGGCGGACAGGCGTTCGGCATCATCCCGCTTTTGATCGGCACGCTCGTCGTGACGATCACGGCGGCGGTCATCGCGCTTCCCGTCGGAACGCTGACGGCGATCTACCTCAGCGAGTACGCGACCCCTAACGCGCGCTCGATCCTGAAGCCGCTCTTGGAGATCCTTGCCGGCATTCCGACGGTCGTGTACGGCTACTTCGCGTTGGTGTACATCACGCCGGCGCTGAAGGCGACGTTGTTCCCCGAGATGAGTACCTTCAACGCGCTGTCGGCGTCGATCATGGTCGGGATCATGACCATCCCGATGGTGTCGTCGATCTCGGAGGACGCGATGAGCGCCGTCCCGGACGAGCTTCGACAGGCCGGCTACGGCCTCGGCGCGACGAAGTTCGAGGTGTCGACGGGGATCGTCGTCCCCGCGTCGATCTCCGGGATCGCCTCTTCGTACATCCTCGCCGTCTCGCGGGCGATCGGTGAGACGATGATCGTCGTCGTCGCGATGGGCGCGCAGGCGCGGATGCCGGCCGTCCGTGAGGCCGTCTTCGGGATTCCGTACATCACCCCCGCGGACATTCTGCTTGAGTCGGGGATGACGATCACTGTCGCGATGGTGCAGATCGCGGGCGGCGATCTCACCGGCGGGACGATCCCGTACGACTCCATGTTCGCGCTCGGACTCACGCTGTTCGTGGTGACGCTCGTAATGAACGTTCTCAGTGACATCATCGCGGAACGCTACCGGGAGGAGTACTGA